From the Chitinolyticbacter meiyuanensis genome, one window contains:
- the bioC gene encoding malonyl-ACP O-methyltransferase BioC — protein MSESFYTDKAAMRAAFDKAATGYDAAAVLQREVADRMAERLDYIKLVPGRVLDAGCGTGYASPMLRARYPEAQLVELDLAPGMLQVARQKGQGGMLQRWLHLFERNRVLQVCGDVERLPMANASVELIWSNLTLQWCNTPDAAFAEFFRVLKPGGLLMFSTLGPDTLKELRTAFDGIDGHSHVNRFIDMHDLGDALVKAGMATPVMDMEQITLTYPDAKAVMRDLKSIGAHNVTEGRGRGLMGKAAWQQVVAQYERFRHAGELPCSYEVVYGHAWKPEPRPGQLADGSQVIEFRPRPRG, from the coding sequence ATGTCCGAATCGTTCTATACCGACAAGGCCGCGATGCGTGCGGCCTTCGACAAAGCGGCTACCGGCTACGATGCCGCAGCCGTGCTGCAACGCGAGGTGGCCGATCGCATGGCCGAGCGCCTCGACTACATCAAGCTGGTGCCAGGCCGGGTACTCGATGCCGGCTGTGGCACGGGGTATGCCAGCCCCATGCTGCGCGCCCGCTACCCGGAAGCCCAGCTCGTCGAACTCGACCTCGCGCCCGGCATGCTGCAGGTGGCGCGGCAGAAAGGGCAGGGCGGCATGTTGCAGCGCTGGTTGCACCTGTTCGAGCGCAATCGCGTGCTGCAGGTGTGTGGCGACGTCGAGCGCCTGCCGATGGCCAATGCCTCGGTCGAGCTGATCTGGTCCAATCTCACGCTGCAATGGTGCAACACGCCCGATGCTGCGTTTGCCGAATTCTTCCGCGTGCTGAAGCCGGGCGGCCTATTGATGTTCTCGACGCTGGGCCCGGACACGCTGAAGGAATTGCGCACCGCGTTCGACGGCATCGACGGCCATAGCCACGTGAACCGCTTCATCGACATGCACGACTTGGGCGATGCGCTGGTGAAGGCCGGCATGGCCACGCCGGTGATGGATATGGAACAGATCACGCTGACCTATCCCGATGCCAAGGCGGTGATGCGCGACCTCAAATCGATCGGTGCGCATAACGTTACCGAGGGCCGTGGCCGTGGCCTGATGGGCAAGGCGGCCTGGCAACAGGTGGTGGCGCAATACGAGCGCTTCCGCCACGCCGGTGAGCTGCCGTGCAGCTATGAAGTGGTCTACGGCCATGCCTGGAAGCCCGAGCCACGCCCCGGCCAACTGGCCGATGGCAGCCAGGTGATCGAATTCAGGCCGCGCCCGCGCGGCTGA
- the bioD gene encoding dethiobiotin synthase, with protein sequence MSIRYFITGTDTEVGKTVVTCQLLRAFAAHSLRTVAMKPVASGCELVAGDLVNADVVAHAAAGNVDAPLAWRSPYRFAPPISPHLAAREAGVTVSLDHLADCADRLGCLADVVLVEGAGGWYAPLTEHETMADLAVHLAAPVILVVGMRLGCINHALLTAESIAARGVRLAGWIANAVDPGMARYADNVAALQQRITAPLLAEVGHSSDAERGSLPSPAVVTLLP encoded by the coding sequence GTGAGTATCCGCTACTTCATCACTGGCACCGACACTGAAGTCGGCAAGACTGTGGTCACCTGCCAGTTGCTGCGGGCCTTTGCCGCGCACAGCTTGCGGACAGTGGCGATGAAGCCGGTGGCCTCCGGTTGCGAGCTGGTTGCTGGCGATCTGGTCAATGCCGATGTGGTGGCGCATGCCGCTGCCGGCAACGTCGACGCGCCGCTGGCCTGGCGCAGCCCCTATCGCTTCGCCCCGCCGATCTCGCCGCACTTGGCGGCGCGCGAGGCCGGTGTCACTGTCAGCCTCGATCACCTGGCCGATTGCGCGGATCGGCTCGGATGCCTGGCCGACGTAGTACTGGTCGAAGGGGCCGGGGGCTGGTATGCGCCACTGACCGAACATGAGACGATGGCGGACCTCGCGGTGCACCTTGCCGCACCGGTCATCCTGGTGGTGGGGATGCGGCTTGGCTGCATCAACCACGCTTTGCTGACAGCGGAGTCGATCGCCGCACGAGGTGTGCGGCTGGCCGGCTGGATCGCCAATGCGGTCGATCCCGGCATGGCGCGATATGCTGACAACGTGGCAGCGCTGCAACAGCGCATCACCGCACCGCTGCTGGCCGAGGTGGGCCACTCGTCAGATGCAGAACGGGGCAGCCTTCCGTCGCCTGCCGTGGTAACCTTGCTGCCCTGA
- a CDS encoding SCO family protein, translating to MIVRLLRLLVLVAAIVALAACSRPPFKGSDLTGANFGGDFQLVDHTGKARLLSDYRGKVIALFFGYTHCPDVCPTTMAELSAAMKQLGDKAGEVQVLFVSVDPKRDTPALLSQYVPAFNKRFVGLTGTEAQVSAVAKQYKVVYQRQDQADSYTVDHTAGTYLLDRKGRLRVLENYGAGPDVLAHDLALLVEE from the coding sequence ATGATTGTCCGTTTGTTGCGCCTGCTGGTGTTGGTGGCCGCCATCGTGGCGCTGGCCGCCTGCTCGCGCCCGCCGTTCAAGGGCAGCGACCTGACCGGCGCCAATTTCGGCGGTGATTTCCAGCTGGTCGACCATACCGGCAAGGCCCGGCTGCTTTCCGACTACCGCGGCAAGGTGATTGCGCTGTTCTTCGGCTACACCCATTGCCCGGATGTCTGCCCCACCACCATGGCCGAGTTGTCGGCTGCGATGAAGCAGCTCGGCGACAAGGCTGGCGAGGTGCAGGTGCTGTTCGTTTCGGTCGATCCCAAGCGGGATACGCCGGCGCTGCTTTCGCAGTACGTGCCCGCCTTCAACAAGCGCTTCGTCGGCCTGACCGGTACCGAGGCGCAGGTCAGCGCAGTGGCCAAACAGTACAAGGTGGTTTACCAACGTCAGGATCAAGCTGACAGCTATACGGTCGACCATACTGCAGGCACCTATCTGCTCGATCGCAAGGGGCGGCTGCGCGTGCTGGAGAACTACGGCGCCGGCCCGGACGTGCTGGCCCATGATCTGGCGTTGCTGGTCG